GGTGACCTCGAACGTGGTGTTGTAGTTCGCCCCGGCACGCCACACGCGCCCGTACGGCTCCACGCCGCCGAAGATCCGGCGTCCGGCGACGAGAGGCCGATGGTAGGCGACGGTGATGTCGGTGAGACCGACGCGTTGCGTGACACGCGCGCCCTGGCTCACGTCGGGCAGCACGAGCAGCGCGGACTGCGCCGCGGCGTCCGGTGTCCACGCGGCGACGCCGACGGCCGCCAGCGTGCGGAGGATCGCGGCGCGCGGGATCGAATCGTTTCGCATGGCACCAACATCGACGCCGGAATCGCGCGAGACAGCGTCGATGTGTCCACCGCTCCGCGCGGCGGGACGACCGCGCCGCGCGCGGGGACGGGCGTGTTTGCCGACGTGCGCGCACGCTCGTACGTTCGTTCGATGACGACTCTCGACGTGATCTCGCTCGCCGTGCCGCCTAACGCGGTTCGCGCGACGGGCGAGCCCGATGCCGCGGCGGGCGGCTGGGACACGCCGGGCGAGTGGCTGCGGCTGTGGGGGTACGCGTTCGTCGCGTACACCGCGCTCACCATCCTCGCCACGACGTCCAGCGCGCTGAACGAGCTCCGACTCGGCGCCCCGATCGACCTGCCGCGGCTCGTCGGCCATCGCGCGCTCGAGGAGTACACGTGCGCGGTGTTCGTACCGCCGCTGTTCTGGCTCGTGCACCGCTTCCCGATCGACCGCCGGCGGTGGCGGCGCAGCGCGCCGATCCTGCTCGCGGCCAGCCTGCTGTGCGTCGTCGTGAAGTACGTCGCGGTATACCTGCCGCTCGCGCGCCTCGCCTTCCCGAGCGACCGGCCGACGCTGTCCGCGGTGCTCACGCTCTACGCCGTCGAGGTGCTGTCCGACTTCCTCGGCGTGATCGGCGTCGCGCACGCGATCGAGTACTACCGGCGCGCGCAGAGTCGCGAGCGGCTCGCGGCGGAGCTGCGCGCGCGGCTGTCGGAGGCGCAGCTCCAGTCGCTCCGGTCGCAGCTGCATCCGCACTTCCTGTTCAACGCGCTGAACGGCGTCGCCACTCTCATGCACCAGGACGTGCACGCCGCCGACCGGATGGTCACGAACCTGGCCGGCCTGCTCCGCGCCGCGCTCGACCACGCGGATGCGCACGAGATCCCGCTCGCCGAGGAGCTCGGGCTGCTCGAGCGCTACCTGGCGATCGTCTCGGCACGCTTCCACGACCGCCTGACGGTCGCCTACCGGATCGCGCCCGACGTCTATGACGCGCTCGTGCCGCAGTTCCTGCTGCAGCCGCTGGCCGAGAACGCGGTGGAGCACGGGATCGCGCGGCGCGCCGGACCGGGCACGATCACGATCGGCGCCGAGCGGGCGGGCGACGCGGTCGTGCTCACCGTCGGCGACGACGGGCCGGGCGGGCGCGGCGATCGCCCGCGCGGCGAGCGTCCGCGCGCCGGTGGCATCGGCCTCGCCAACACGCGCGCCCGCCTCCGCGAGCTGTACGGCCCCGACTGCGCGCTCGACCTCGAGACCGCGGCCGGCCGTGGTGCGTGCGTCACGATCCGCGTGCCGTATCGCCGCGCCGGTGCGCAGGAAGCGGTATGACGAACGCCCGCGTGCGCGTCGTGGTCGCCGACGACGAGCCGCTCGCGCGCGACCGCGTGCGCATGATGCTGGCCTCGCGGCCGGGCTACGAGATCGTCGCCGAGGCGGGCGACGGCCCGGCGGCCGTGCAGGCCATCGTCTCCCACGCGCCGGACGTCGTGTTCCTCGACATCAAGATGCCGGAGCTGGACGGCTTCGAGGTCATCGCGGCGCTGCGCCATCTCGCGACGCCGCCCGCGATCGTGTTCACCACGGCGTTCCGCTCGTACGCGCTGCAGGCGTTCGAGGTCGGCGCGATCGACTACCTGCTGAAACCGTTCGACGCGGATCGGTTCGCGCAGGCGCTCGCGCGCGCCGAGGCGCGGCGTCCTCGCGACGCGGGCACGTCGCTCGACCCCGCTCTGGTCGCGCTGCTCGAGTCGCTGCGCGACGCCCAGCTCGCGCGCGCCGAGCAGGCGCGCGCCGAGCACGCGTATCCCGAGCGGTTCCTCGTGCGCGGCGCGAAGCGGCTGTACTTCGTGCGCACGGGCGACATCGAGTGGGCCGACGCGCAGGGCAACTACGTGCGGCTCCACGCCCTCGGCCGCAAGCACATGGTGCGCGACACGATGGCGGCGTTCGTGGCGAAGCTGCCCGCCGACCGCTTCGTCCGCGTGCACCGCTCCATCGTCGTCAGCGTCGACCACATCCAGCACCTCGAGCCGCACGTCCGCGGCGAGTACGTCATCACCCTGCGCGACGGCACCCGCGTGACGTCGAGCCGCGCGTATGCCGAGACGCTCCGCGCGCTGCTGCGATAGCGCAGCCCCTTCATCCCTGAGAACCACGCATGACGACACGCGCGGCGATCGACGAGTACTTCGAGCGGCTCCAGCGACGCGACGGCTGGGAGGCGTGCCTGGCGGACGACGTCGTGTTCACGCGCCTGACGAGCCCCCGAAGACGGTGGCCGGCAAGGCGCCGTTCCTCCAGGTGACGAGCCGCTTCTACGCGAGCATCGCGAGCGTCGAGGTGCGCGACCTTCTCGTCGACGGCGACCGCGCGTGCGCGTTCACCCGCTACACCATCGCGCCGCCGACGGGTGCGCCCGCGTTCGAGAGCGACGTGGCCGAGCTGTTCACGGTGCGCGACGGCCGGATCGTGAGCTTCACGATCTGCTTCGACACCGCGCCGTACCCGAAGTGACCGCCGCGCCTAACGGGTCGGGGCCGCGCGCGTCGAGTCGGAGAAGCCGAAGAAGCGGTCCATGCGCCACGCGCCGTCGCCGCCCCGCACGAGGTAGGTGACGTACCGGCCGTACTCCGTCTGGCGCGCGCCGCTCGAGTCGCGGTACGACTGCTCGAACGCGCCCCACTCCGTGGCGTGGTCCGCGGCGAGGCGGCGCGACGCCACGACGAGGCGCAGGTCCATGTCGCTCAGCCCCTTCCAGTTGCCGCGCGCCATCTCGGCCATGCCGGACGGACCGCGCACGGTGGTGAACGCTGGCCACTCGAACGTCGCGCTGTCGGTCCATAGCGCGGCGTACGCCTGCGGGTCCTCCCGCCGGTAGGCCTGCACCAGGCGCGCGTTCAGCGAGTCGATGCCGGCGCTCGCGTCGCCGGTCGACGGCGCGGCGGGGCGGGCGCACGCGAGAGCCGCGGCCCAGAGCGCGGCGAGGACGACGTCGTGGAGTCGGGACATGGCCGGGGAAGGTGCGGCATGCAGCGCGCGCCGGCAACCCGCGGCGAGTGCCTAACGCGACGCCCGCTTGACGGCGCGCGCGCGCCGCGCGAGTCTTTCGGGGCGCCGTCGGAGCGCGCCCGGTCCGCGGAAAGGGATGGTCCCGTCCGACGCAGTCGCGGCACCCGCTCGATCACATCACCTCTTTTCGGGCCCAACACGCGGACACGGGCCACAACGAAAGGAGGCGTCATGTCCGTACCCCGCCCGCTCCCCGCGCGCCCCAGTCTCGAGTACGAGCGCAAGGAAGCCAAGGCGCTCCTCCGCCGGCTCCGCGCCGCCGACCCCCGCGCGCGGCTCGCCGATGCGCAGCTCGCAATCGCGCGCGAGTACGGCTTCGCGAGCTGGCCGCGGCTCGTGCGCTACTTCACCGACGCGGAGCGTGAGCGCGGCCCCGGGCACGACGTCCGACCGCGCGATCACTACGAGAGCTTCGTCCGCAGCCTGCTCGTCGAGCACGCGCAGCGTCGGCAGCTCGCCGCCCGTACCCTCGCCGCGTACGTGCCGCGCCTCTACCGGCGGCCGGCGTCGGAGGTGTTCGCGGCCACGGTGACCGAGGAGGAGGCACGGCTCGCGACCGCGCGCCGGCACGGCTTCCCGAGCTGGGACGTGCTGATCGAGCAGGCGTCGCGACCGCCTCGCCGCCGCCCCGACTGGGAGCGCGAACCGATCGAGCACGCGGGCCAGGCCATCGCCGCGGCCGACCTGCCGGCGCTGCAGCGCGTGGTCGAGGCGCACCCCGAGCTGCTGCACCCGTCGGATGCCGACGTGGCGATGGGACGCTCGCTGCTCCGATCCGCGCTCGCCCACGAGATGCGCGGCGCGCCCGTGCGCCACATCGTGGAATGGCTCGCCACGCAGGGCTTCGACGTCCGGCGCGATCTGAACGCGCAGCTCTGCGGCTCCATGTACATGCAGCCCGAGCACGTGCGCCGGCTGCTCGACCGCGGCGCCGACCCGGACGCGGTGATGCCTAACGGATCCACGGTGCTGGAGCACGCGCTCATCCTCTACTGGAACGGCGCGGCCGTGGACGTGCTCGTCGGGCGCGCGAGGCCGCGCGAGGCGCTGTGGATCGCCGCCGGCCTCGGCGACGTGCCGGCCGTGCGCCGCTTCCTCGACCCGGCGGGCAAGCCGACGGCGGCGGCGCGCCGCGTCGCGCCGCCGGTGGGGCTGAAGCGCAGTCTGCCGACGCATCCGGACCCAGGCGACGAGGAGCTCCTGCTCGAGGCGTTCTTCGTCGCGATGCTCAATGGCCGCACCGCGGTGACGGAGTACCTCGCGTCGCGCGGCCTCGACGTGAACACGCGCCTCTGGGACTCGCCAGTGCTCAACATCGCGGCGGGCAACGCATGGCCACCGGTCGTGGCGTGCCTGCTGCGCTGCGGCGCGGACCCCGATCTGAAGGGCTACCACCCGACGCAATCGGCGCGCGAGATCGCGCGCTGGCGGCTCGTCAACAACGACCGCGACCCGGGCGTGCGGGAGGTCGCCGCGCTGTTAGGCATCGACGCCGACGCGGTGCTCGCCGAGCACGACGCGCGGCGCGCGCCACCCACCATCGACCCGGCGCTGCAGGACGCGCTCGCGCTCGCGGCCGACGACGCGCGCCGACTGGGCCAGACCGACGTGCGCCCCGACAACCTGCTCTTCGGCCTCCTCCGCGCCGGCGGCATCGCGCTCGCCTTCTTCACGCGGGCGAGCCGCATGGACGTCGAGCGCTTCCACGCCGACGTGGCGGAGCGCGTGCGCCCGGCGACGGAGCGGCTCGACGGCCCCGCGCTGCCGCTGCACGCGGACGCGCAGGCGCTGGTCGATGCCGCGGTCGCCACCGCGGTCGCGCGGCGGCGCGAGCAGGTGCAGGGTCTCCATCTCCTCCATGCGCTCACGCGTGCCGAGCGGAGCACGGCCGCGGAGCTGCTCGCGCGCTACGGATCGAGCGCGGAGAAGCTGCGCGAGGAGCTGGAGAAAGGGATGTAACGACTAACGAGCGGCTGGCGGGTCTGCGGGCCGGCCTCCACCTTCCCGCAGACCCCCCATCGCGCCTCGCAATGCGTCCAATCGTCCCCAGCGTGCTCGCGCTCCTCGCCGCGGCCGCCGCGCCGCTGCGCGCCCAGCCCGAGGCGAACCGCTTCGAGCAGCAGGTCCTGCTCCAGGGCGTGTTCGACGAGCCCACGGAGATCGCGGTCGCGCGCGACGGCCGCGTGTTCATCGTCGAGCGCAAGGGCACCGTGCGGCTCTACGATCCACGGACCCAG
The window above is part of the Gemmatirosa kalamazoonensis genome. Proteins encoded here:
- a CDS encoding Clp protease N-terminal domain-containing protein; this encodes MSVPRPLPARPSLEYERKEAKALLRRLRAADPRARLADAQLAIAREYGFASWPRLVRYFTDAERERGPGHDVRPRDHYESFVRSLLVEHAQRRQLAARTLAAYVPRLYRRPASEVFAATVTEEEARLATARRHGFPSWDVLIEQASRPPRRRPDWEREPIEHAGQAIAAADLPALQRVVEAHPELLHPSDADVAMGRSLLRSALAHEMRGAPVRHIVEWLATQGFDVRRDLNAQLCGSMYMQPEHVRRLLDRGADPDAVMPNGSTVLEHALILYWNGAAVDVLVGRARPREALWIAAGLGDVPAVRRFLDPAGKPTAAARRVAPPVGLKRSLPTHPDPGDEELLLEAFFVAMLNGRTAVTEYLASRGLDVNTRLWDSPVLNIAAGNAWPPVVACLLRCGADPDLKGYHPTQSAREIARWRLVNNDRDPGVREVAALLGIDADAVLAEHDARRAPPTIDPALQDALALAADDARRLGQTDVRPDNLLFGLLRAGGIALAFFTRASRMDVERFHADVAERVRPATERLDGPALPLHADAQALVDAAVATAVARRREQVQGLHLLHALTRAERSTAAELLARYGSSAEKLREELEKGM
- a CDS encoding YybH family protein, producing the protein MSRLHDVVLAALWAAALACARPAAPSTGDASAGIDSLNARLVQAYRREDPQAYAALWTDSATFEWPAFTTVRGPSGMAEMARGNWKGLSDMDLRLVVASRRLAADHATEWGAFEQSYRDSSGARQTEYGRYVTYLVRGGDGAWRMDRFFGFSDSTRAAPTR
- a CDS encoding nuclear transport factor 2 family protein; its protein translation is MPRRSARCCDSAAPSSLRTTHDDTRGDRRVLRAAPATRRLGGVPGGRRRVHAPDEPPKTVAGKAPFLQVTSRFYASIASVEVRDLLVDGDRACAFTRYTIAPPTGAPAFESDVAELFTVRDGRIVSFTICFDTAPYPK
- a CDS encoding sensor histidine kinase codes for the protein MTTLDVISLAVPPNAVRATGEPDAAAGGWDTPGEWLRLWGYAFVAYTALTILATTSSALNELRLGAPIDLPRLVGHRALEEYTCAVFVPPLFWLVHRFPIDRRRWRRSAPILLAASLLCVVVKYVAVYLPLARLAFPSDRPTLSAVLTLYAVEVLSDFLGVIGVAHAIEYYRRAQSRERLAAELRARLSEAQLQSLRSQLHPHFLFNALNGVATLMHQDVHAADRMVTNLAGLLRAALDHADAHEIPLAEELGLLERYLAIVSARFHDRLTVAYRIAPDVYDALVPQFLLQPLAENAVEHGIARRAGPGTITIGAERAGDAVVLTVGDDGPGGRGDRPRGERPRAGGIGLANTRARLRELYGPDCALDLETAAGRGACVTIRVPYRRAGAQEAV
- a CDS encoding LytR/AlgR family response regulator transcription factor; this translates as MTNARVRVVVADDEPLARDRVRMMLASRPGYEIVAEAGDGPAAVQAIVSHAPDVVFLDIKMPELDGFEVIAALRHLATPPAIVFTTAFRSYALQAFEVGAIDYLLKPFDADRFAQALARAEARRPRDAGTSLDPALVALLESLRDAQLARAEQARAEHAYPERFLVRGAKRLYFVRTGDIEWADAQGNYVRLHALGRKHMVRDTMAAFVAKLPADRFVRVHRSIVVSVDHIQHLEPHVRGEYVITLRDGTRVTSSRAYAETLRALLR